From Cinclus cinclus chromosome 2, bCinCin1.1, whole genome shotgun sequence, one genomic window encodes:
- the SLN gene encoding sarcolipin, with translation MELSTREICLNFMVVLITVILMWLLVKSYQD, from the coding sequence ATGGAACTTTCCACACGAGAAATTTGCCTCAACTTCATGGTCGTCCTGATTACTGTGATCCTCATGTGGCTCCTCGTGAAGTCTTATCAGGATTGA